A single window of Salvia splendens isolate huo1 chromosome 6, SspV2, whole genome shotgun sequence DNA harbors:
- the LOC121806669 gene encoding uncharacterized protein LOC121806669 isoform X2, translated as MMGDESGTVAPLMSPSEKRRALIRMSSDIHDELQAFRRWLKWLCLDQSNAWTSCLSWFVFVAMSIVIPALSHFVLACSDCDTRHSRPYDAVAQLSLTGVAAISFLCISHFVSRYGLRRFLFFDKLCDESETVRKGYTNQFNILFIFVLPCFAAESAYKIWWYGSGGTRVSFLGNVIVNNTVACILELCSWFYRTVVFFLVCVLFRLICCLQILRLQDFAQVFQINSDVESVLKEHLRIRRHLRIISHRYRSFILWSLIFITASQFSSLLMTTRPNADVNIYHTGELAVCCVSLLAGLLILLRSATRITHKAQAVTCLAAKWHVCATVDSFDAETPVAIRGDEQFVNTASDAEDEGGDEEDELDNCKFDPSYAYSTISFQKRQALVTYFENNRAGITIYGFMLDRTSLHTIFGIEMSLVLWLLGKTVGIS; from the exons ATGATGGGGGACGAATCAGGAACGGTGGCGCCGTTGATGAGCCCTAGCGAGAAGAGGCGGGCGCTGATCCGGATGTCATCGGACATCCACGACGAGCTGCAGGCGTTCCGGCGCTGGCTCAAATGGCTGTGCCTCGATCAATCCAATGCATGGACCTCCTGCCTCTCGTGGTTCGTCTTCGTCGCCATGTCCATCGTCATCCCCGCGCTCTCTCACTTCGTGCTTGCCTGCTCCGACTGCGACACCCGCCACAGCAGGCCATACGACGCCGTGGCGCAGCTCTCCCTCACCGGCGTCGCTGCCATCTCCTTCCTCTGCATCTCTCATTTTGTCAGTAGGTACGGACTCCGGAGGTTTCTGTTCTTCGATAAGCTCTGCGATGAGAGCGAGACCGTCAGAAAGGGCTACACCAATCAATTCAAT ATCTTGTTCATCTTCGTGTTGCCCTGCTTTGCTGCTGAGAGCGCGTACAAGATATGGTGGTACGGATCAGGGGGGACGCGCGTCTCCTTCCTAGGCAATGTCATCGTGAACAACACAGTCGCCTGCATATTGGAGCTGTGCTCGTGGTTCTATAGAACCGTGGTGTTCTTCCTCGTCTGCGTTCTGTTTCGCCTCATCTGCTGCCTCCAAATCCTCCGTCTCCAGGACTTTGCACAGGTGTTCCAAATCAATTCTGATGTCGAATCCGTCCTCAAAGAGCACCTCAGAATCAGGAGACACTTGCGCATCATAAGCCACAGATATAGATCATTCATCTTATGGTCTTTGATCTTCATCACAGCTAGCCAGTTTTCGTCTCTGCTCATGACCACACGCCCCAACGCGGATGTCAATATATACCACACAGGAGAGCTCGCG GTTTGCTGTGTTAGTCTTCTAGCTGGACTCTTGATCTTGCTGCGTAGCGCGACTAGGATCACGCACAAGGCACAAGCGGTGACGTGCCTGGCAGCAAAGTGGCACGTCTGCGCCACAGTGGACTCATTTGATGCAGAGACTCCAGTAGCTATAAGAGGTGATGAGCAGTTTGTGAATACAGCATCTGACGCAGAAGATGAGGgcggagatgaagaagacgagCTTGACAACTGCAAGTTCGACCCTTCTTACGCTTACAGCACTATCTCGTTTCAGAAAAGGCAGGCGCTGG TGACATACTTTGAGAACAATAGAGCAGGGATCACAATATATGGCTTCATGCTGGACAGAACTTCACTGCATACAATATTCGGTATAGAAATGTCTCTGGTGTTATGGCTGCTCGGGAAGACGGTAGGAATTTCTTGA
- the LOC121806669 gene encoding uncharacterized protein LOC121806669 isoform X1 codes for MMGDESGTVAPLMSPSEKRRALIRMSSDIHDELQAFRRWLKWLCLDQSNAWTSCLSWFVFVAMSIVIPALSHFVLACSDCDTRHSRPYDAVAQLSLTGVAAISFLCISHFVSRYGLRRFLFFDKLCDESETVRKGYTNQFNRSLKILFIFVLPCFAAESAYKIWWYGSGGTRVSFLGNVIVNNTVACILELCSWFYRTVVFFLVCVLFRLICCLQILRLQDFAQVFQINSDVESVLKEHLRIRRHLRIISHRYRSFILWSLIFITASQFSSLLMTTRPNADVNIYHTGELAVCCVSLLAGLLILLRSATRITHKAQAVTCLAAKWHVCATVDSFDAETPVAIRGDEQFVNTASDAEDEGGDEEDELDNCKFDPSYAYSTISFQKRQALVTYFENNRAGITIYGFMLDRTSLHTIFGIEMSLVLWLLGKTVGIS; via the exons ATGATGGGGGACGAATCAGGAACGGTGGCGCCGTTGATGAGCCCTAGCGAGAAGAGGCGGGCGCTGATCCGGATGTCATCGGACATCCACGACGAGCTGCAGGCGTTCCGGCGCTGGCTCAAATGGCTGTGCCTCGATCAATCCAATGCATGGACCTCCTGCCTCTCGTGGTTCGTCTTCGTCGCCATGTCCATCGTCATCCCCGCGCTCTCTCACTTCGTGCTTGCCTGCTCCGACTGCGACACCCGCCACAGCAGGCCATACGACGCCGTGGCGCAGCTCTCCCTCACCGGCGTCGCTGCCATCTCCTTCCTCTGCATCTCTCATTTTGTCAGTAGGTACGGACTCCGGAGGTTTCTGTTCTTCGATAAGCTCTGCGATGAGAGCGAGACCGTCAGAAAGGGCTACACCAATCAATTCAAT AGATCGTTGAAGATCTTGTTCATCTTCGTGTTGCCCTGCTTTGCTGCTGAGAGCGCGTACAAGATATGGTGGTACGGATCAGGGGGGACGCGCGTCTCCTTCCTAGGCAATGTCATCGTGAACAACACAGTCGCCTGCATATTGGAGCTGTGCTCGTGGTTCTATAGAACCGTGGTGTTCTTCCTCGTCTGCGTTCTGTTTCGCCTCATCTGCTGCCTCCAAATCCTCCGTCTCCAGGACTTTGCACAGGTGTTCCAAATCAATTCTGATGTCGAATCCGTCCTCAAAGAGCACCTCAGAATCAGGAGACACTTGCGCATCATAAGCCACAGATATAGATCATTCATCTTATGGTCTTTGATCTTCATCACAGCTAGCCAGTTTTCGTCTCTGCTCATGACCACACGCCCCAACGCGGATGTCAATATATACCACACAGGAGAGCTCGCG GTTTGCTGTGTTAGTCTTCTAGCTGGACTCTTGATCTTGCTGCGTAGCGCGACTAGGATCACGCACAAGGCACAAGCGGTGACGTGCCTGGCAGCAAAGTGGCACGTCTGCGCCACAGTGGACTCATTTGATGCAGAGACTCCAGTAGCTATAAGAGGTGATGAGCAGTTTGTGAATACAGCATCTGACGCAGAAGATGAGGgcggagatgaagaagacgagCTTGACAACTGCAAGTTCGACCCTTCTTACGCTTACAGCACTATCTCGTTTCAGAAAAGGCAGGCGCTGG TGACATACTTTGAGAACAATAGAGCAGGGATCACAATATATGGCTTCATGCTGGACAGAACTTCACTGCATACAATATTCGGTATAGAAATGTCTCTGGTGTTATGGCTGCTCGGGAAGACGGTAGGAATTTCTTGA
- the LOC121809719 gene encoding ethylene-responsive transcription factor 3-like has protein sequence MRRGRAAARQAAAVVPGVETNGSGGSKEIRFRGVRKRPWGRYAAEIRDPWKKTRVWLGTFDSAEDAARAYDAAALSLRGPKAKTNFPLPPNGAVYPDFNPQNPNQPRINTTPNDPFMGCRYYPQDQHIIAQQRPTSSGMSSTVESFSGPRQLPTQPIVQQQRRHPRSPPVAPDDCHSDCDSSSSVVDDADCDIASSSCKMPMPFDLNMPPPGDSVADVDDLACTALRL, from the coding sequence ATGCGGAGAGGCAGAGCGGCGGCGAGgcaggcggcggcggtggttcCCGGCGTGGAAACCAACGGATCGGGAGGATCTAAGGAGATCAGATTTCGAGGCGTCAGAAAGAGGCCGTGGGGGAGGTACGCCGCCGAGATCAGAGACCCTTGGAAGAAGACGCGTGTCTGGCTCGGCACCTTTGACTCGGCTGAGGATGCCGCTCGCGCCTACGACGCCGCTGCGCTCTCTCTCCGCGGCCCCAAGGCCAAGACCAACTTCCCCTTGCCGCCAAACGGCGCCGTTTATCCAGATTTCAACCCTCAAAACCCTAATCAGCCGCGTATTAATACTACCCCCAACGATCCGTTCATGGGCTGCCGGTATTACCCCCAGGACCAGCACATAATCGCGCAGCAGCGGCCGACGTCCAGCGGCATGAGCAGCACTGTGGAATCCTTCAGCGGGCCGCGGCAGCTGCCGACGCAGCCGATTGTGCAGCAGCAGAGAAGGCATCCGAGGTCGCCGCCGGTGGCGCCTGATGATTGTCACAGCGATTGTGATTCGTCCTCATCCGTGGTTGATGACGCCGACTGTGACATCGCCTCCTCCTCTTGTAAAATGCCCATGCCTTTTGATCTTAACATGCCGCCGCCGGGAGACTCCGTCGCCGACGTTGACGACTTAGCCTGCACCGCTCTCCGGCTCTGA
- the LOC121807307 gene encoding EH domain-containing protein 1-like — MEIGSSWIGRCSKEHHKMYQIWFSCADSDGDGRITGNDAQKFLSMSNLSRQDLKQVWSIADSKRQSYLGYDEFVVAMQLMSLVQAGHNITNDIVNDTQAVDYENLQPPTMEGLQSILVTKRSPSARYPSPERISGNQLQHSSSGSWFSKTGKMSSRPVTSIVDGLKNLYIKKLKPLEVTYKFNDFVCPLLTSSDFEAKPMVMLLGQYSTGKTTFIKHLMGCTYPGAHIGPEPTTDRFVVVMNGADDRSIPGNTIAVQADMPFSGLQSFGTAFLSKFECSQLPNPLLEHITFVDTPGVLSGEKQRTQRSYDFTGAISWFAIKCDLILLLFDPHKLDISDEFKRVIESLRGHDDKIRVVLNKADQIDTQQLMRVYGALMWSLGKVLNTPEVMRVYIGSFNDKPINNAAAGPLGEELFQKEQDNLLNDLKDIPKKACDRRINEFVKRARAAKIHALIISHLRNEMPAMIGKAKAQQSLIDNLANEFAKVQREHHLPLGDFPNVDQFRQRLSGYSIDKFEKLKPKMIQCVDEMLAYDIPQLLKDFRNPYD; from the exons ATGGAGATTGGGTCATCTTGGATTGGGCGGTGCTCCAAGGAGCATCATAAGATGTATCAAATTTGGTTCTCTTGTGCAGATTCTG ATGGTGATGGGCGTATCACGGGCAACGATGCTCAGAAATTCCTCTCCATGTCTAATTTGAGTCGTCAAGATCTCAAGCAG GTTTGGTCAATTGCTGATTCGAAGAGGCAAAGTTATCTTGGATATGATGAATTCGTTGTAGCAATGCAG CTCATGTCTCTGGTACAAGCTGGCCATAATATAACCAATGATATTGTGAATGATACTCAag CAGTTGATTATGAGAACCTGCAACCACCCACCATGGAAGGTCTTCAATCAATTCTTGTA acgaaacggagtccAAGCGCGCGCTACCCTTCGCCTGAGCGGATCAGTG GCAATCAACTGCAGCATTCATCTTCTGGAAGTTGGTTTTCTAAAACCGGAAAG ATGTCGTCGAGGCCGGTGACTTCAATCGTGGATGGACTGAAGAATCTGTACATCAAGAAGCTAAAGCCCCTGGAAGTGACCTACAAGTTCAATGACTTTGTTTGTCCTTTACTG ACAAGTAGCGATTTCGAGGCGAAGCCAATGGTGATGCTACTTGGCCAATACTCCACAGGGAAGACCACATTCATCAAGCATCTCATGGGATGTACTTATCCTG GAGCTCATATCGGTCCAGAGCCCACGACAGACAGATTTGTAGTGGTTATG AACGGAGCTGACGACAGAAGCATTCCAGGCAACACCATTGCTGTTCAAGCAGACATGCCTTTCAGCGGCCTCCAATCCTTCGGAACAGCTTTTTTATCCAAGTTTGAGTGCTCACAGCTCCCTAATCCT TTGTTGGAGCACATCACCTTTGTGGACACCCCGGGAGTCCTCTCTGGGGAGAAGCAACGCACGCAGAGAAGCTACGACTTCACAGGCGCCATTTCCTGGTTCGCCATCAAGTGTGATCTCATCCTGCTCCTCTTCGACCCTCACAAGCTTGATATCAGTGACGAATTCAAGCGCGTCATTGAATCCCTCCGTGGCCATGATGATAAGATACGCGTCGTTCTCAACAAGGCCGACCAAATTGATACACAGCAA CTTATGCGGGTATACGGTGCCTTGATGTGGTCTCTAGGCAAAGTCTTGAATACTCCTGAAGTTATGCGTGTTTATATTGG TTCCTTCAACGACAAGCCTATAAACAATGCTGCAGCCGGTCCCCTCGGGGAAGAGCTCTTCCAGAAAGAACAAGACAACCTTCTCAATGACTTGAAGGACATACCTAAGAAGGCTTGTGATCGTCGA ATAAATGAGTTTGTGAAACGTGCTCGTGCTGCTAAGATACATGCCTTGATCATTAGTCATCTGAGGAATGAGATGCCGGCAATGATAGGCAAAGCTAAGGCTCAGCAAAGCCTCATCGATAATCTGGCCAATGAATTTGCAAAG GTTCAGAGAGAGCATCATCTACCGCTGGGGGATTTCCCAAATGTGGATCAATTTAGACAGAGATTGAGCGGATACAGCATAGACAAGTTTGAGAAGTTAAAACCAAAAATGATTCAATGTGTTGATGAAATGCTTGCTTATGATATCCCACAGCTTCTTAAGGATTTCCGAAATCCTTATGATTAG